The window GCCTTTTAAGCCTGATATCTATAAAAAGATCGGAGTATTCGTGCTGTCAGGGAATGTGGGACACCAGAAGAGCATTTATGGTCAGGGAGTCCAGTCCGGCGGAAGTGAAGACACCGCCTCCCATGTTCTGGAAACATTGGTGCGGTACGGATATGAACCGGAGCTGATGGAATCTTCCATGGAAAAGGGGAAGATCAGGGATTTTAAGGCGAGATATGACGCAGTGATGCTGTTTGCCGATATCAGCGGCTTTGCACAGACGAATTCAGTCCGTCTCATGTGGCCGGATCCCATGTCCAGCTGTTACCCCTGGTACATACACGATGTTCCCACTGTATTTGTATCCTTTAACTATACCAACCATTTAATCGATGTTTCCAGAGTGCCGGGCTTTATCAATGCTTATAACAACCGCCCGGAGACCATTGATGAAACCATCAGGCGCATTGCAGGACTGGCGGAGTTTGAAGGCCGGTACGATGATGACGTCTGGTGCGGAACCTGGGACACCCGATTTTAAGAGCAGCACAGGAGGCCGGAAATGAGCATTGGAATCGAGATAAACCACATAACGGATTACGTTTCAAAAAACGCATGGGAGGAGAATGAGCGCATTGCTTCAGAAATTTTAAGCCGGCTTCTTGAAAAGGAAGACAGGGAACAGGTGCTGGGCTGGCGGACTCTGGAAACCTCGGCTGTTCAGCTGGATGTGCTGAAGGCGAAGGCAGAAGAAGTCAGAAACCACGGGGATGTATTTGTCATTGTCGGGGTAGGAGGCTCCAATCAGGCGGCGAGAGCCATGATCGAGGCGGTGGCCGGCCGGAAGGGACCGGAGATCATTTATCTTGGAAATACTCTGTCCCCCTGTTACATCAGCCATATGCTGGAGCGGATGGAAGGGAAGAGCGTCTACATAAATGTGATAGCAAAGAATTTTGAAACCCTGGAACCGGGAAGCCATTTCCGGATTCTGCGCCAATGGATGAAAAAACGGTATTCAAAGGCGGAAATGGCAGAACGGATCATACTGACGGGAACGCCGGGATCCAGGCTGGAAGAGATTGCAGAGGAGAACGGATATCTGTTTTTGCAGTTTCCGGCTTCCGTCGGCGGAAGATATTCCGCATTCTCCCCGGTTTGTCTCTTCCCCATTACGGCAGCCGGTCTTGACGTAGATGCTTTTCTGGCAGGGGTGAGATATGCCATGGAAGACTGCAGAAACAATCCCGCTACCAACCCGGCGGTAAAATATGGGGCAGCCAGAAACATCCTGTACCAGAATGGCTATGACATTGAAATGCTGGTTTCCTTTGAACCCCAGTATGCATTTTTAACCAAGTGGTGGGTACAGCTTTTCGGAGAAAGCGAAGGAAAGGAGAAAAAGGGAATATTCCCGGCCGCGGCGATCTATTCCGAGGATCTTCATTCCATGGGTCAATACATGCAGGAGGGAAGGCGGAACCTTCTGGAAACCTTTTTGTCGGTCAAGGATCCGAAAGCCAGTGCGGTCATCGAACCGGACCGGGAATTTGGAGATGCATTTGACTATCTGGATGGCATGGACTTTGACCAGATCAACAAGGCGGCTGAAAAAGCGACCTGGGAAGCTCATGGGGACGGCGGAGTGCCCTGCATCCGTCTGATAGTAAATGAAATATCGGAAGAAAGCTTTGGAGAACTGTTTTATTACTTTATGGCGGCATGCGCGGTGTCCGGTACCCTGATGGGTGTCAATCCCTTTGATCAGGAAGGGGTGGAGGAGTATAAACGAAGCATGTTTGCAGCATTGGGAAAAGGAAAACAGCAGGGTTGACCGGGAAGGAGATGCTTTATGGAAAAAAGGCCGCATATCATTATATTTAATCCCGATGAGATGCGCTATGACGGGATGGGGCATATGGGAAATCCTGCAGCGGTGACTCCGTTTCTGGATCGGTTTGCAAAAGAGGAGGCAGTGTCTTTCCGTTATGCCTTCTGCCAGAATCCGGTGTGCGTGCCCAGCCGATGCAGCTTTTTTACAGGGCTGTATCCTCATGTCCACGGACACCGGACGATGAGTTATTTACTCCATCCGGGGGAAGAGAATCTGTTTTCCGAATTAAAGGAAGCCGGATATCATATCTGGATGAACGCGAGAAATGATTTGTTTGCAGGCCAGGTCCCGGGCTGGGCGGAGTCAAATGCAGATGAAATTTTTTACGGCGGAGATATTCCGGCGCCCCCTGGCCCGGAGTGTGACAAAAAAGGGGAGAAAGATAAGTACTCCCATTTTGAGGGGCGTTTAAAGCTGGCTGAGGATGGCAGAAATTATAATGGGGACGATGAAGGGGTGGACGCGGCAATCCGGCATTTAAACGCATATGGCGGAGAAAAGCCTGTCTGCATGTTTTTGGGCCTTAATTTTCCCCATACGCCGTATCAGGTGGAAGAACCTTATTATTCGGCAGTTGACCGGAGTAAGCTGCCGGAAAGGATCCGGCCGGAGGATTGTACCGGCAAATCCAGAATGGCAGATTTAATCCGTGGGTACCAGCGGATGGATGAATATACGGAAGAGGACTGGCAGGAGCTTAGAGCGGTATATCTGGGAATGTGCATGAAGGTTGACGCACAATTTCACCGATTATGTGACGGGCTGAAAGAAAAAGGAATTTATGACGACTGTCTGATCTTCTTTTTCAGTGATCACGGAGATTTTGAGGGAGATTACGGACTGACGGAAAAGGCGCAGAGCTGCTTTGAAGATTGCCTGACCAGGGTCCCTCTTCTGGTAAAGCCCCCAAAAGGCGGGGTGGACCCCGGTGTCACGGAGTCAATGGCCGAACTGATTGATTTCTATGGGACTGCCATGGACTATGCTGGGGTGAAGCCGGAACGTACACAGTTTGGCAGGAGCTTACGGCCGGTCCTGGAAAACCGCGGCGTGAAAAACCGGGAGTATGTCTTTTGTGAAGGAGGAAGGCTGCCGGGGGAATTCCATTGTGACGAATATCATGCCTCCGGCCCGGAAGGTCCGCCCCGGGATTTTGTATACTGGCCCAAAATGATGGCGCAGACAGATGATGACGCCCATGCCAAGGGAACCATGATCCGGAGTGAGAAGTACAAATACATCAGCAGGATCACAGGGGAGGATGAGTTCTATGATCTGGAAGCAGATCCGGGAGAAACCTCCAATCAGATACATAACCCGGACTACTCCCCGCAAATTTCCAGGCTCCGGCTTGAACTGATGCGGTGGTATCAGCGGACCTGCGATGTGGTGCCTCACAAGCCGGATGACCGGTTTACCCATGAAATGCTCTGGGCAAAGGTGAAGAATATCTGTCCCAAAGACCACGAAAAGGATGTAAAAGAAAAAATAAGAGGCGGCATCAAACAGGGACTTCTGTTTCAGTATGTGCGCGGCCTTAAGTAGACCTCATACTATACCATGATTGGAGTGACCAATCAGCTGGAAGAAATCCTGCAGAATCATCATGAGTAATGATTCTGCAGGATTTTTCACGTTAAG of the Lacrimispora indolis DSM 755 genome contains:
- a CDS encoding sulfatase-like hydrolase/transferase, with protein sequence MEKRPHIIIFNPDEMRYDGMGHMGNPAAVTPFLDRFAKEEAVSFRYAFCQNPVCVPSRCSFFTGLYPHVHGHRTMSYLLHPGEENLFSELKEAGYHIWMNARNDLFAGQVPGWAESNADEIFYGGDIPAPPGPECDKKGEKDKYSHFEGRLKLAEDGRNYNGDDEGVDAAIRHLNAYGGEKPVCMFLGLNFPHTPYQVEEPYYSAVDRSKLPERIRPEDCTGKSRMADLIRGYQRMDEYTEEDWQELRAVYLGMCMKVDAQFHRLCDGLKEKGIYDDCLIFFFSDHGDFEGDYGLTEKAQSCFEDCLTRVPLLVKPPKGGVDPGVTESMAELIDFYGTAMDYAGVKPERTQFGRSLRPVLENRGVKNREYVFCEGGRLPGEFHCDEYHASGPEGPPRDFVYWPKMMAQTDDDAHAKGTMIRSEKYKYISRITGEDEFYDLEADPGETSNQIHNPDYSPQISRLRLELMRWYQRTCDVVPHKPDDRFTHEMLWAKVKNICPKDHEKDVKEKIRGGIKQGLLFQYVRGLK